Proteins encoded within one genomic window of Diceros bicornis minor isolate mBicDic1 chromosome X, mDicBic1.mat.cur, whole genome shotgun sequence:
- the USP51 gene encoding ubiquitin carboxyl-terminal hydrolase 51: MAQVQEASLPSSSWVCWSSGGGGGASPEEAVEKAGDTEEEAVGAAKVCSGQGAEEMKLEPLQERKPAPEENLTWSGSGGDEKVLPSTPPRCQSSCSSLCPRRKPRPRPQPPARSRGPPGPSALPLPPAGPFPLSLPLPRRWRRSRRRSRPGSRPQTWRSCSGDLGGSGDRGGLGDWLLELEFDQGPTGCSHVESFKVVKNWKKNLRLIYQRFVWSGTPETRKHKAKSCICHVCSTHMNRLHSCLTCVFFGCFTEKHIHKHAETKQHNLAVDLYHGVVYCFMCKDYICDKDIEQIAKETKEKILKLLISTSTDFSQQQCMTSGVEEKQSTCESKEQEPKLVKPKKKRRKMSVYTVGLRGLINLGNTCFMNCIVQALTHIPLLKDFFLSDKHKCIMTSPSLCLVCEMSSLFHAMYSGSRTPHIPYKLLHLIWIHAEHLAGYRQQDAHEFLIAILDVLHRHSKDDSVGQEANNPNCCNCIIDQIFTGGLQSDVTCQACHSVSATIDPCWDISLDLPGSCATFRSQSPERNDSTVSRDDHIPGIPSLTDCLQWFTRPEHLGRSAKIKCSSCQSYQESTKQLTMKKLPIVACFHLKRFEHVGKQRQKINTFISFPLDLDMTPFLASTKENRMEEGQPPTDCAPKKNKYSLFAVINHHGTLESGHYTSFIRQQKDQWFSCDDAVITKATIEDLLYSEGYLLFYHKQGLEKD, encoded by the coding sequence ATGGCCCAAGTTCAAGAAGCTTCCTTGCCCTCCAGCTCTTGGGTCTGCTGGAGCTccggaggtgggggaggagcatCGCCCGAGGAGGCGGTGGAGAAGGCTGGGGACACGGAGGAGGAGGCAGTGGGGGCGGCGAAGGTGTGTTCAggccagggagctgaggagatgaAGCTGGAGCCACTACAAGAGCGTAAGCCCGCGCCTGAGGAGAACTTGACATGGAGTGGCAGCGGCGGCGACGAGAAGGTGCTCCCTTCTACTCCCCCTCGCTGTCAGAGCAGCTGCTCATCCCTTTGCCCGCGCCGCAAGCCTCGCCCTCGGCCCCAGCCCCCTGCCCGCTCCCGAGGCCCCCCCGGGCCTTCGGCCCTACCCCTGCCTCCAGCCGGTCCTTTCCCTCTATCTCTGCCCCTGCCCCGTCGCTGGCGCAGATCTCGGCGTAGATCTCGGCCAGGGTCCAGGCCCCAGACATGGCGAAGCTGTTCTGGTGACCTGGGCGGCTCTGGGGATCGAGGTGGCTTAGGGGACTGGTTGCTGGAGTTGGAGTTTgatcagggtcccacaggctgcTCTCATGTGGAGAGCTTTAAAGTAGTTAAGAACTGGAAGAAGAACCTGCGGTTGATCTACCAGCGTTTTGTTTGGAGTGGGACCCCAGAGACTAGGAAACATAAGGCAAAGTCGTGCATCTGTCATGTGTGTAGTACCCATATGAACAGACTCCACTCTTGTCTCACCTGTGTCTTTTTTGGCTGCTTTACCGAGAAACATATTCACAAACATGCGGAAACAAAACAGCACAATTTAGCTGTAGACCTCTATCATGGAGTTGTATATTGCTTCATGTGTAAGGATTACATATGTGACAAAGACATAGAACAGATTGCCAAAGAAacgaaagagaaaattttgaaattattaattTCCACCTCAACAGATTTTTCTCAACAACAGTGTATGACATCAGGTGTTGAAGAGAAGCAATCAACCTGTGAATCAAAGGAACAGGAGCCAAAACTGGTGAAAcccaagaaaaagaggagaaaaatgtcaGTCTATACTGTAGGCCTGAGAGGGCTGATCAATCTTGGGAACACTTGCTTTATGAATTGTATTGTCCAGGCACTTACCCATATTCCTCTACTGAAAGATTTCTTCCTCTCTGACAagcacaaatgtataatgacaagcCCCAGCTTGTGTCTTGTCTGTGAAATGTCTTCGCTTTTTCATGCTATGTACTCTGGGAGCCGAACTCCTCACATTCCCTATAAATTGCTGCACCTGATATGGATTCATGCAGAACACTTAGCAGGGTACAGGCAGCAGGATGCCCACGAGTTCCTTATTGCAATATTAGATGTGCTGCATAGACACAGCAAAGATGATAGTGTTGGGCAGGAGGCCAATAACCCCAACTGCTGTAACTGCATCATAGACCAAATCTTTACAGGTGGCTTGCAGTCAGATGTCACATGTCAAGCTTGCCATAGTGTCTCCGCCACAATAGACCCATGCTGGGACATCAGTTTGGATTTGCCTGGCTCTTGTGCCACGTTCCGTTCCCAGAGTCCAGAAAGGAATGACAGCACAGTGAGTAGGGATGACCACATACCAGGAATCCCCTCACTAACAGACTGCCTACAGTGGTTTACAAGGCCAGAACACCTCGGAAGGAGTGCCAAAATCAAATGCAGTAGTTGCCAAAGCTACCAGGAATCTACCAAACAACTCACAATGAAGAAATTACCCATTGTGGCCTGTTTTCATCTCAAGCGGTTTGAACATGTTGGCAAACAGAGGCAAAAGATTAATACTTTTATCTCCTTTCCCTTGGACCTGGACATGACTCCATTTTTGGCCTCCACTAAAGAGAACAGAATGGAAGAAGGCCAGCCACCAACAGATTGTGCACCCAAGAAGAATAAGTATTCTTTGTTTGCAGTGATTAATCACCATGGAACTTTGGAAAGTGGACACTACACCAGCTTTATCCGGCAACAAAAGGACCAGTGGTTCAGCTGTGATGATGCTGTCATCACCAAGGCTACCATTGAGGACTTACTCTACAGTGAAGGATATTTACTATTCTATCACAAACAGGGTCTAGAGAAAGACTAG